Proteins encoded together in one Thermus neutrinimicus window:
- a CDS encoding Mur ligase family protein has translation MILVYGLGRSGLGVLRFLKRRGLSARFFDDRPKEVEVQEASSLGFTPDWRLEGDYGEVVAAPGVPLSHPRLEALKARGALILGEAELAYRLSSTPIVGITGTAGKTSTTLFTAHLLRGQGLRALEGGNVDPPLVSVVDEAEVAVAELSSFQLERIHTFRPRVAVLLNLGVDHLDRHGSLEAYHGAKLNLLKNLTPEDALVYNQADPRVRRAALASPARLYPFTPGNSPRESNLRAALEATRAYLDLLGRPLNTELLQESLKTVPTPPHRFQIFARKGGVIFIDDSIATRTPSVAAALEAAPAPIAWILGGEDKGADLKPLRPLLSRVRVVLAIGRDGPKMAEALGGGVEVVVLPHADGREALRQAVAEALRRLERGSVLLAPLAASFDQFRDYQDRAQAFRDAVYALGGEPWTPSSS, from the coding sequence ATGATCCTGGTCTATGGCCTGGGACGAAGCGGGCTTGGGGTGCTGCGCTTCTTGAAGAGGCGGGGGCTTTCCGCCCGCTTCTTTGACGATCGTCCCAAGGAAGTGGAGGTGCAGGAGGCCTCGAGCCTGGGCTTCACCCCGGACTGGCGGCTGGAGGGGGATTACGGGGAGGTGGTGGCTGCCCCCGGGGTACCCCTCTCCCATCCCCGCCTCGAGGCCCTGAAGGCCCGCGGGGCCCTGATCCTGGGGGAAGCCGAGCTGGCCTACCGCCTCTCTTCCACCCCCATCGTGGGCATCACCGGCACCGCCGGCAAGACCTCCACCACCCTCTTCACCGCCCACCTCCTTAGGGGGCAGGGGCTTAGGGCCCTGGAGGGAGGCAACGTGGATCCTCCCTTGGTGAGCGTGGTGGACGAGGCCGAGGTGGCGGTGGCCGAGCTTTCCAGCTTCCAGCTGGAGCGGATCCACACCTTCCGCCCCCGGGTGGCGGTCCTCCTGAACCTGGGGGTGGACCATCTAGACCGGCATGGAAGCCTGGAGGCCTACCACGGGGCCAAGCTCAACCTCCTAAAAAACCTCACCCCCGAGGACGCCCTGGTCTACAACCAAGCGGATCCCCGGGTGCGGCGGGCTGCCCTGGCCTCCCCAGCCCGGCTTTACCCCTTCACCCCAGGGAACTCCCCCAGGGAAAGCAACCTAAGGGCGGCCCTCGAGGCCACCCGGGCCTACCTGGACCTCCTGGGCCGCCCTTTGAACACGGAGCTTCTTCAAGAGAGCCTGAAAACCGTCCCCACCCCGCCCCACCGCTTTCAGATCTTTGCCAGGAAGGGAGGGGTGATTTTCATCGACGACTCCATCGCCACCCGCACCCCCTCGGTGGCCGCGGCCTTGGAGGCCGCCCCCGCGCCCATCGCCTGGATCCTAGGCGGGGAGGACAAGGGGGCGGACCTAAAGCCCCTGCGCCCCCTCCTTTCCCGGGTACGGGTGGTTTTGGCCATAGGCCGGGACGGGCCCAAGATGGCCGAGGCCCTGGGGGGAGGGGTGGAGGTGGTGGTCCTCCCCCACGCCGACGGCCGGGAGGCCCTGCGCCAGGCGGTGGCCGAAGCCCTAAGGCGTCTGGAGCGGGGAAGCGTCCTCCTGGCCCCCCTGGCGGCCAGCTTCGACCAGTTCAGGGACTACCAGGACCGCGCCCAGGCCTTCCGGGATGCGGTCTATGCCCTGGGAGGTGAGCCGTGGACCCCATCCTCCTCCTGA
- a CDS encoding phospho-N-acetylmuramoyl-pentapeptide-transferase — MALALFLSWFLTAVWIVLMKSLGLGKRVRADGPQSHLAKEGTPSMGGVAFLLAGFLAYGLVGWDGFQGLWLLGLGFALLGLLDDLAGSLARPLRAREKLALQTLMALIFALWAVRQVAYTPWPILDVLLILLAVVGAANAFNFTDGLDGLLASIAALLLLPFYPYPFAQTLLGALLGFLWHNAPRAKVFMGDTGSQALGAMLAGLFTLTGKLWLLPLAGIIPVLEVLSVVVQVLYFRKTGRRLLRMSPLHHHLELSGWEESKIVFRFAVLTALATALAFSLWGGA; from the coding sequence ATGGCCCTAGCCCTTTTCCTCTCCTGGTTCCTCACCGCGGTCTGGATCGTGCTCATGAAAAGCCTGGGCCTGGGCAAGAGGGTCCGTGCCGACGGACCCCAAAGCCACCTGGCCAAGGAGGGTACCCCCAGCATGGGGGGGGTGGCCTTCCTCCTGGCGGGCTTTCTGGCCTATGGCCTGGTGGGCTGGGACGGATTCCAAGGCCTTTGGCTCCTGGGCCTGGGCTTCGCCCTCCTGGGGCTATTGGACGACCTGGCAGGAAGCCTTGCCCGGCCTCTAAGGGCCCGGGAGAAACTGGCCCTCCAAACCCTCATGGCCCTGATCTTCGCCCTTTGGGCGGTGCGGCAGGTGGCCTACACCCCCTGGCCCATCCTGGACGTGCTCCTCATCCTCCTGGCGGTGGTGGGCGCGGCCAATGCCTTCAACTTCACGGACGGCCTGGACGGTCTTTTGGCCAGCATCGCCGCCCTTCTCCTCCTCCCCTTTTACCCGTATCCCTTCGCGCAAACCCTTCTGGGTGCCCTCTTGGGCTTCCTCTGGCACAACGCCCCCCGGGCCAAGGTCTTCATGGGAGACACGGGGAGCCAGGCCCTGGGGGCCATGCTGGCCGGGCTTTTCACCCTTACGGGAAAGCTTTGGCTTCTGCCCTTGGCAGGCATCATACCCGTGCTGGAGGTGCTCTCCGTGGTGGTTCAGGTGCTCTACTTCCGAAAGACGGGGAGGCGCCTTCTGCGCATGAGCCCCCTGCACCACCACCTGGAGCTTTCCGGATGGGAGGAGAGCAAGATCGTCTTCCGCTTCGCCGTCCTCACCGCCTTGGCCACCGCCTTGGCCTTTAGCCTTTGGGGAGGAGCATGA
- a CDS encoding UDP-N-acetylmuramoyl-tripeptide--D-alanyl-D-alanine ligase, giving the protein MLKGGEWLVYLHHVREVTPEWVARAIGGRLHPGGKPVRDLHWDSRETTPGSLFVALPGKRAHGREYAEEARAKGAHLVLSDRPGPATVEVADTPQALLRLGRALRELFPGQVVAVGGSSGKTTTKEALAQGLGFPAPPGNQNTAPPLARFFLRLDPQALGCVVELGVDRVGEMAELMGLARPHLAVLTALGEEHLEAFGSLQGVVEEEAGLLSAPQALVSLQAAEVLGRFGLGRGLPTYGFGEATFRGEDLRLLPHESHFRYGALEVRIPYPGMGPALAALAALGVAEMLGLNPREVAERLAHLALPPGRMERWEKEGVVFVNDAYNANPLSVKAGLAWLALQPGRKWVVLGEMRELGEEALRLHLEVAGEAARLGLKPLYLGPYAKAQASFGGEAVGSLEEAIAWLKERVQPGDLVYLKASRSVGLERILELWDA; this is encoded by the coding sequence ATGCTGAAGGGTGGTGAGTGGCTTGTGTATCTTCATCATGTTAGGGAAGTAACGCCGGAGTGGGTGGCCAGGGCCATCGGGGGAAGGCTTCACCCCGGGGGGAAACCCGTGCGCGACCTCCACTGGGATAGCCGCGAGACCACCCCCGGGAGTCTCTTCGTGGCCCTGCCGGGCAAACGGGCCCATGGGCGGGAGTATGCGGAGGAAGCCCGGGCCAAGGGGGCCCACCTGGTCCTCTCCGACCGCCCCGGACCCGCCACGGTGGAGGTGGCGGACACTCCCCAAGCCCTCCTCCGCCTAGGAAGGGCCTTGCGGGAGCTCTTTCCCGGCCAGGTGGTGGCGGTGGGGGGCAGCTCGGGCAAAACCACCACCAAGGAAGCCCTGGCCCAAGGCCTGGGGTTCCCGGCTCCTCCCGGCAACCAGAACACGGCCCCGCCTCTTGCCCGCTTTTTCCTCAGGCTGGATCCCCAGGCCCTGGGCTGCGTGGTGGAGCTCGGGGTGGACCGGGTGGGGGAGATGGCGGAGCTCATGGGCCTGGCCAGGCCCCACCTTGCGGTGCTCACCGCCTTAGGGGAGGAGCACCTGGAAGCCTTCGGTAGCCTCCAGGGAGTGGTGGAGGAGGAGGCCGGCCTGTTATCCGCCCCCCAGGCCCTGGTAAGCCTGCAGGCAGCCGAGGTGTTGGGGCGCTTTGGTCTGGGCCGGGGCCTACCCACCTACGGCTTTGGGGAGGCCACCTTCCGGGGGGAGGATCTCAGGCTTCTCCCTCACGAAAGCCACTTCCGCTACGGTGCCCTCGAGGTGCGCATCCCCTACCCCGGCATGGGCCCCGCCCTGGCCGCCCTGGCCGCCTTGGGGGTGGCGGAGATGCTGGGCCTAAACCCAAGGGAAGTGGCCGAGCGGCTGGCCCACCTGGCGCTTCCCCCGGGGCGGATGGAGCGTTGGGAAAAGGAGGGGGTGGTGTTCGTGAACGACGCTTACAACGCCAACCCCCTTTCGGTGAAAGCGGGCCTGGCCTGGCTGGCCCTGCAACCCGGCAGGAAGTGGGTGGTCCTGGGGGAGATGCGGGAGCTGGGGGAGGAAGCCCTGAGGCTCCACCTGGAGGTGGCCGGGGAAGCAGCCCGGCTGGGCCTTAAGCCCCTGTACCTGGGCCCTTACGCCAAGGCCCAGGCCTCCTTTGGGGGGGAAGCGGTGGGGAGCCTCGAGGAGGCCATAGCCTGGCTCAAGGAGCGCGTGCAGCCCGGGGACCTGGTCTACCTCAAGGCCTCGAGGAGCGTGGGCCTGGAAAGGATTCTGGAGCTATGGGACGCCTGA
- a CDS encoding peptidoglycan D,D-transpeptidase FtsI family protein, with product MTVGVSRVSWVFLGFALWALLFALGLYSLINRPPRFAPPPPPPAPPRGSLYAQDGTPLALDLKGGRYYPLGKSASQLLGFGERGSGKGLEGLERDLNGALEAGRSFTLTLDPWIQAMAEKALWEGLARSRGAFGALLVMDREGNLRAVANGPAFDPLAPRGDPNRDISWRNHAFLVPLEPGSTMKALTAAMLLEEGAASLSTRVEAPMRRVVDGWTIRDALPHPPVLTLAEVLRYSSNVGISLLAEALPQLVFHQYMERLHLTDQSPLPGVRVASPIVTPPQTWSRAAYANHTFGQGFLITPLHLTAAFHTLVDGLYRPPRLFVQQEGEPKRVFSPATAKAIRQALQEGLAPRASLPGYPLAGKTGTAQVVVNGRYSQEVFTAWFAGFVPGDEPLYTVVVAVHHPKGEIHGSQVAAPIFREVAAGLLAYRGVPPYAEGW from the coding sequence TTGACCGTAGGGGTAAGCCGGGTCTCCTGGGTGTTTCTAGGCTTCGCCCTCTGGGCGCTCCTCTTCGCCCTAGGGCTTTACAGCCTGATCAACCGCCCTCCGAGGTTTGCCCCTCCTCCGCCTCCCCCTGCCCCCCCTCGAGGCAGCCTATACGCCCAGGACGGCACCCCCTTGGCCCTGGATCTCAAGGGAGGGCGCTACTACCCCCTGGGAAAGAGCGCGAGCCAGCTCTTGGGTTTTGGGGAACGGGGCTCGGGGAAGGGGCTTGAGGGGCTGGAGCGGGATCTGAACGGGGCCCTCGAGGCGGGCCGCTCCTTTACCCTCACCCTGGACCCCTGGATCCAGGCCATGGCGGAGAAGGCACTCTGGGAGGGCCTGGCCCGTAGCCGGGGAGCCTTTGGCGCCCTGCTGGTCATGGACCGGGAAGGCAACCTCAGGGCCGTGGCCAACGGGCCAGCCTTCGATCCCCTGGCCCCCAGGGGGGATCCCAACCGCGACATCTCCTGGCGGAACCACGCCTTTCTGGTACCCCTGGAGCCCGGCTCCACCATGAAGGCCCTCACCGCTGCCATGCTCCTGGAGGAAGGGGCAGCCAGCCTCTCCACCCGCGTGGAAGCCCCCATGCGCCGGGTGGTGGATGGATGGACCATCCGGGACGCCCTTCCCCACCCCCCTGTCCTCACCCTGGCCGAGGTGCTTCGTTACTCCTCCAACGTGGGCATCAGCCTGCTGGCTGAGGCACTGCCCCAGCTGGTGTTCCACCAGTATATGGAACGGCTACACCTCACTGACCAAAGCCCGTTGCCTGGGGTAAGGGTGGCTAGCCCCATAGTTACCCCTCCCCAAACCTGGAGCCGCGCCGCCTACGCCAACCATACCTTCGGCCAAGGTTTTCTCATCACCCCCCTGCACCTCACCGCCGCCTTCCACACCCTGGTGGATGGCCTCTACCGCCCGCCCAGGCTCTTCGTCCAGCAGGAAGGCGAGCCCAAGCGGGTCTTCTCCCCCGCCACCGCCAAGGCCATCCGCCAGGCCCTGCAAGAAGGCCTTGCTCCCCGTGCCTCCCTGCCGGGGTACCCCTTGGCGGGCAAGACGGGAACCGCCCAGGTGGTGGTGAACGGGAGATACTCCCAGGAGGTGTTCACCGCTTGGTTTGCCGGCTTCGTGCCCGGGGACGAGCCCCTTTACACCGTGGTGGTGGCCGTCCACCATCCCAAAGGGGAGATCCACGGCAGCCAGGTGGCCGCCCCCATCTTCCGGGAGGTGGCCGCCGGGCTCTTGGCGTACCGCGGCGTACCCCCCTATGCTGAAGGGTGGTGA
- the rsmH gene encoding 16S rRNA (cytosine(1402)-N(4))-methyltransferase RsmH yields the protein MDAIIQHIPVLYEEVLHLLQIRPGQVYVDATLGGAGHAKGILEQGGLVIGLDQDPEAAARARALELPGLRVFQRNFRHLKEVLREAGVSQVAGILADLGVSSFHLEDPKRGFSYQREGPLDMRMGEEGPTAYEVVNTLPLEDLRRILKELGEEKQAHRIAKAIVERRQKAPIRTTLELAEVVRQAVGFRKAGHPARKTFQAIRMYVNDELGALEEFLRQAEEVLAPGGRLVVITFHSLEDRVVKRFLKESGLRVLTKKPITPSPGEVARNPRSRSAKLRAAEKEVA from the coding sequence ATGGACGCCATTATCCAGCACATTCCCGTTCTTTACGAGGAGGTTTTACACCTCCTCCAAATCCGCCCGGGGCAGGTGTACGTGGACGCCACCTTGGGAGGAGCCGGGCACGCCAAGGGCATCCTGGAACAGGGAGGCCTGGTCATTGGCCTGGACCAGGACCCCGAGGCCGCGGCCCGGGCAAGGGCCCTGGAACTCCCTGGGCTTAGGGTCTTCCAGCGGAACTTCCGCCATCTAAAGGAGGTCCTCCGGGAGGCGGGGGTTAGCCAGGTGGCAGGCATCTTGGCGGATCTAGGGGTAAGTAGCTTTCACCTGGAGGACCCCAAGAGGGGCTTCAGCTACCAGAGGGAAGGCCCTCTGGACATGCGCATGGGGGAGGAGGGCCCCACCGCCTACGAGGTGGTGAACACCCTGCCCTTGGAAGACCTCCGGCGCATCCTAAAGGAGCTGGGGGAAGAGAAACAGGCCCACCGCATCGCCAAGGCCATTGTGGAGAGAAGGCAGAAGGCCCCCATCCGAACCACCCTCGAGCTGGCGGAGGTGGTGCGGCAGGCGGTGGGCTTCCGCAAGGCGGGCCACCCGGCCCGCAAGACCTTCCAGGCCATCCGCATGTACGTGAACGACGAGCTGGGTGCCCTGGAGGAATTCCTCAGGCAAGCCGAGGAGGTCCTGGCTCCTGGGGGGAGGCTTGTGGTCATCACCTTCCATTCCCTGGAGGACCGGGTGGTGAAGCGTTTCCTGAAGGAAAGTGGCCTAAGGGTGCTCACCAAGAAGCCCATTACCCCAAGCCCGGGAGAGGTGGCCAGGAACCCCAGGTCCCGTAGCGCCAAGCTCAGGGCCGCGGAGAAGGAGGTGGCCTGA
- the mraZ gene encoding division/cell wall cluster transcriptional repressor MraZ: MPFGEYQYSLDDKGRVVIPGPFRDFLEDGLVLTRGMEGCLYVFPSDRWRKIEEQLVNLPLTDAQARAFVRFFYSGAHKTRMDNASRVLIPPPLRQFAGLQEGGEVVIAGAPGRLEIWSLERWWKTIEEIMQNPPAPEALKGLIG; this comes from the coding sequence ATGCCCTTCGGCGAGTACCAGTACAGCCTGGACGACAAGGGGCGGGTGGTGATCCCCGGCCCCTTCCGGGACTTCCTCGAGGACGGCCTGGTGCTCACCCGGGGAATGGAGGGCTGCCTCTATGTCTTCCCCTCGGACCGCTGGCGCAAGATTGAGGAACAGCTGGTGAACCTCCCCCTCACCGACGCCCAAGCCCGGGCCTTTGTGCGCTTCTTCTATTCCGGAGCCCACAAAACCCGCATGGACAACGCCTCCCGGGTCCTGATTCCCCCGCCGCTCCGCCAGTTCGCTGGCCTCCAGGAAGGCGGCGAAGTGGTGATCGCCGGTGCCCCGGGAAGGCTGGAGATTTGGAGCCTGGAACGCTGGTGGAAGACCATCGAGGAAATCATGCAAAACCCCCCGGCCCCCGAGGCCCTCAAGGGGCTCATTGGATAG
- the rpmE gene encoding 50S ribosomal protein L31: MKEGIHPKLVPARIICGCGNVIHTYSTRPEIHVEVCSNCHPFYTGQQRFVDTEGRVERFQRRYGDSYRKGR; encoded by the coding sequence GTGAAGGAAGGCATCCATCCCAAGCTGGTTCCCGCCCGCATCATCTGCGGTTGCGGCAACGTCATCCACACCTATTCCACCCGTCCGGAGATCCACGTGGAAGTTTGCAGCAACTGCCACCCCTTCTACACGGGGCAGCAGCGCTTCGTGGACACGGAAGGCCGGGTGGAACGCTTCCAGCGCCGCTACGGAGACTCCTACCGCAAGGGGCGATAG
- a CDS encoding thymidine kinase: MPPVLHRQGWIEVITGPMFSGKSEELIRRVKRALIARQRVLVFKPRLDTRYHESQVVSHDGQQVEAIPIAHAREIEARLRPLPQVVAVDEVQFLDTGLLPLAEGLARQGVRVILAGLDLDFRGEPFGLMPELLARAEFVEKLTAICAQCGAPATRTQRLVNGQPARYTDPIILVGAKEHYEPRCRACHQVLY, from the coding sequence ATGCCTCCGGTACTGCACCGCCAAGGTTGGATTGAGGTTATTACCGGGCCCATGTTCTCCGGCAAGAGCGAGGAGCTCATCCGCAGGGTCAAGCGGGCCCTCATCGCCCGGCAGCGGGTGTTGGTGTTTAAGCCCAGGCTGGACACCCGCTACCACGAAAGCCAGGTGGTGAGCCACGACGGCCAACAGGTGGAGGCGATTCCCATAGCCCACGCCCGGGAGATAGAGGCCCGCTTGCGCCCTTTGCCCCAGGTGGTGGCGGTGGACGAGGTCCAGTTTCTGGACACAGGCCTTCTGCCCTTGGCGGAAGGCTTAGCCCGCCAGGGGGTACGGGTGATCCTGGCGGGGCTGGATTTGGACTTCCGGGGTGAGCCCTTCGGCCTCATGCCCGAGCTCTTGGCCCGGGCGGAGTTCGTGGAGAAGCTTACCGCCATCTGCGCCCAGTGCGGAGCCCCCGCCACCCGCACCCAGCGCTTGGTAAACGGACAGCCTGCCCGTTACACGGACCCCATCATCCTGGTGGGGGCCAAGGAGCACTACGAGCCCCGCTGCCGGGCCTGCCACCAGGTTCTTTACTGA
- a CDS encoding Hsp20/alpha crystallin family protein, which produces MLERLDRLETLRKLKELQERIAELAYQLTGEEPAAWTPKVDLLEDEDHYVLLVDLPGVRPEDLELLEEGSRITLAGVRHPLPGVYLLEERPMGTFRRTLDLPGPIEEGTAQASLRQGVLEVRFKKRKGTSLPLSQ; this is translated from the coding sequence ATGCTGGAGCGCCTAGACCGCCTGGAGACCCTGCGCAAGCTGAAAGAGCTACAGGAGCGCATCGCCGAGCTGGCCTACCAGCTCACGGGGGAGGAACCCGCCGCCTGGACCCCCAAGGTGGACCTCCTCGAGGACGAGGATCACTACGTCCTCCTGGTGGACCTTCCCGGGGTGCGCCCCGAGGACCTGGAGCTTTTGGAGGAGGGAAGCCGCATCACCTTGGCCGGGGTGCGCCACCCCTTGCCCGGGGTCTATCTTCTGGAGGAACGGCCCATGGGCACCTTTCGTCGCACCCTGGACCTACCCGGCCCCATAGAGGAGGGCACCGCCCAGGCCAGCCTCCGCCAGGGGGTGCTGGAGGTGCGCTTCAAGAAGCGGAAGGGCACCTCTTTACCCCTATCTCAGTAA
- the miaA gene encoding tRNA (adenosine(37)-N6)-dimethylallyltransferase MiaA yields MEAIPVLAGPTGSGKTLLALRLGEELPLEVVSADATMVYRGLDIGTDKPSPEERQRVPHHLVDVLEPSEALSVVRWVELAEAAIADTLARGRVPLVVGGTGYYIRALSQGLPTLPPPDPRVQEALWRELAERGIEALVAELSRVSPEDALRVDGNPRRLVRALEVLRRTGLPPARFPPRPPRFAFKKLVLWPERSWLFPKLEERAKRQFARGLVEEVRALVARYPAMPTALQAIGYKEVVGYLQGAYSLEEALARDIRAVKAYAKRQYTWFRHEPGDVTYLPRGGEEGYLGFRDWLSLHFGL; encoded by the coding sequence GTGGAGGCGATCCCGGTCCTGGCGGGCCCCACGGGGAGCGGAAAGACCCTCCTGGCCTTGAGGCTTGGGGAGGAGCTTCCCCTCGAGGTGGTTTCCGCCGATGCCACCATGGTCTACCGGGGCCTGGACATAGGCACCGACAAGCCCAGCCCAGAGGAGAGGCAGAGGGTTCCCCACCACCTGGTGGACGTCCTGGAGCCCTCGGAGGCCTTGAGCGTGGTGCGCTGGGTGGAGCTGGCGGAGGCGGCCATCGCCGATACCCTGGCCCGGGGAAGGGTACCCTTGGTGGTGGGGGGGACAGGGTACTACATCCGGGCTCTTTCCCAGGGGCTTCCCACCCTGCCCCCGCCTGATCCGAGGGTCCAAGAGGCGCTTTGGCGGGAGCTTGCGGAAAGGGGTATTGAGGCCTTGGTGGCGGAGCTTTCCCGGGTTAGCCCGGAGGATGCCCTGCGGGTGGATGGGAACCCGAGGCGGCTGGTGCGCGCCTTGGAGGTTCTCCGGCGCACCGGCCTGCCCCCTGCCCGCTTTCCCCCACGCCCGCCCCGCTTCGCCTTCAAGAAGCTGGTCCTCTGGCCCGAGCGCAGTTGGCTTTTCCCCAAGCTGGAGGAAAGGGCAAAGCGCCAGTTCGCCCGGGGTCTGGTGGAGGAGGTGAGGGCCCTGGTGGCCCGGTACCCCGCCATGCCCACGGCGCTTCAGGCTATTGGTTACAAGGAGGTGGTGGGGTACTTGCAAGGAGCCTACAGCCTGGAGGAAGCCCTGGCCCGGGACATCCGGGCGGTTAAGGCCTACGCCAAGCGACAGTACACCTGGTTTCGCCACGAGCCGGGGGACGTCACCTATTTGCCCAGGGGAGGGGAGGAGGGTTACCTGGGCTTTCGGGACTGGCTTAGCCTTCACTTCGGGCTATAG
- the gatA gene encoding Asp-tRNA(Asn)/Glu-tRNA(Gln) amidotransferase subunit GatA: MLAHEIRAKVAQGEVSPLEVVQIYLERIRSLDPGLGAFLTVNPRVLEEARSLDPSLPLAGLPVAVKDNIVTKGIPTTAGSRLLEGFLPPYEATAVARLKALGALVIGKTNLDEFGMGSSTEHSAFFPSRNPFDPARVPGGSSGGSAVAVAADLAPLALGSDTGGSVRQPAAFCGIYGLKPTYGRVSRFGLIAYASSLDQIGPMARSVRDLALLMDAISGPDPSDATSLDLRPRFQEALEAPLPSLRLGVVREALSGNSPGVEGALQGALETFQRLGLGVKEVSWPSLPLALNAYYILAPAEASSNLARYDGTLFGYRAEGEELWRVVEETRARFGLEVKRRILVGTFVLSSGYYEAYYGRAQAFRRRLRAEAQALFQEVDLLLLPTTPHPAFPLGGRPDPLAMYREDLYTVGANLTGLPALSFPAGFEDGLPVGLQLFAPWGRDELLLQAALAFEEATDRAFLRTPLGEAL; this comes from the coding sequence ATGTTGGCCCACGAGATCCGCGCCAAGGTGGCGCAAGGGGAGGTATCTCCCCTGGAGGTGGTCCAGATTTATCTGGAGCGGATCCGCTCCTTGGACCCAGGCCTCGGAGCCTTTCTCACGGTAAACCCAAGGGTGCTGGAGGAGGCCAGGTCCTTGGACCCTTCCCTCCCCCTTGCCGGCCTTCCCGTGGCCGTTAAGGACAACATTGTCACCAAGGGAATCCCTACCACGGCGGGCAGCCGTCTTTTAGAAGGATTCCTGCCCCCTTATGAGGCCACGGCGGTGGCCCGGCTAAAGGCCCTGGGCGCCCTGGTCATAGGCAAGACCAACCTGGACGAGTTCGGGATGGGTTCCTCCACCGAGCACTCCGCCTTTTTTCCCAGCCGCAATCCCTTTGACCCCGCCCGGGTCCCCGGGGGGTCCAGCGGGGGAAGCGCGGTGGCGGTGGCGGCGGACCTGGCCCCTTTGGCCCTGGGCTCGGATACCGGGGGTAGCGTGCGCCAGCCTGCGGCCTTTTGTGGCATTTACGGCCTTAAGCCCACCTACGGCCGGGTAAGCCGGTTTGGCCTCATCGCCTACGCCTCGAGCCTGGACCAAATCGGCCCCATGGCCCGCTCGGTGCGGGACCTGGCCCTTCTCATGGACGCCATCTCCGGCCCCGACCCCTCCGACGCCACCAGCCTGGACCTGAGGCCCCGGTTCCAGGAGGCCTTGGAAGCCCCCCTGCCCTCCTTGCGGCTTGGGGTGGTGCGGGAGGCCCTTTCCGGGAATAGCCCTGGGGTGGAGGGGGCTTTGCAGGGGGCCCTGGAGACTTTCCAGAGGCTTGGTCTTGGGGTGAAGGAGGTGTCCTGGCCTTCCCTGCCCCTGGCCCTGAACGCCTACTACATCCTGGCCCCCGCGGAGGCCAGCTCCAACCTGGCCCGCTACGACGGGACCCTTTTCGGCTACCGGGCCGAGGGGGAGGAGCTATGGCGGGTGGTGGAGGAGACGCGGGCCCGGTTTGGTCTCGAGGTGAAGCGCCGCATCCTGGTGGGTACCTTCGTGCTCTCCAGCGGGTACTACGAGGCCTACTACGGCCGGGCCCAGGCCTTCCGCAGGCGGCTTAGGGCAGAGGCCCAAGCCCTCTTCCAGGAAGTGGACCTTCTCCTCCTCCCCACCACCCCTCATCCCGCCTTTCCCCTGGGAGGCAGGCCCGATCCCTTGGCCATGTACCGGGAGGACCTTTACACCGTGGGGGCAAACCTCACGGGCCTTCCCGCCTTATCCTTCCCCGCGGGTTTTGAGGATGGTCTTCCCGTGGGCCTTCAGCTTTTCGCTCCCTGGGGGAGGGATGAACTCCTCCTGCAGGCGGCTTTGGCCTTTGAGGAGGCTACGGACCGGGCTTTCCTTCGCACCCCCTTGGGCGAGGCGCTATAG
- a CDS encoding 3'-5' exonuclease, producing MDALFRHRLATRLARRLRAEGRPLPLPALGEALGLRGPVEPVVRPLLDGRFRLGEEVELWEWYYPFPHPGEAVVVLDLETTGLSPGLNEVIELGLVRLEEGERRSFQSLVRPSRPPSPFIEKLTGISAWELEEAPPLEEVLEKAYPLLRGATLVIQNASFDLGFLRPALEGMGYFLENPVVDTIRLAKRAMPGLRRYGLDALSQVLELPPREAHRALGDVERTLALAYEMYYMLTAGIPRPLVDLGR from the coding sequence GTGGACGCCCTCTTCCGCCACCGCCTGGCCACCCGCCTGGCCCGAAGGCTTAGGGCCGAGGGCAGGCCCTTGCCCCTTCCCGCCCTGGGGGAGGCCCTGGGGCTGAGGGGGCCGGTGGAGCCCGTGGTGCGGCCCCTGCTGGACGGGCGTTTCCGCCTGGGGGAGGAGGTGGAGCTTTGGGAGTGGTACTATCCCTTCCCCCATCCCGGGGAGGCGGTGGTGGTGTTGGACCTGGAAACCACCGGGCTTTCCCCTGGTCTCAACGAGGTGATCGAGCTGGGCTTGGTGCGGCTGGAAGAGGGGGAGCGGCGGAGCTTTCAAAGCCTGGTGCGCCCAAGCCGCCCTCCCAGCCCATTCATTGAAAAGCTTACAGGGATTTCCGCTTGGGAGCTGGAGGAGGCTCCTCCCCTCGAGGAGGTTCTGGAGAAGGCCTACCCCCTCTTGCGGGGGGCCACCTTGGTGATCCAAAACGCCAGCTTTGACCTGGGGTTCCTGCGGCCTGCCCTGGAGGGCATGGGTTACTTCCTGGAGAACCCGGTGGTGGACACCATCCGCCTGGCCAAAAGGGCCATGCCGGGGCTAAGGCGCTACGGCTTGGACGCCCTTTCCCAGGTCCTGGAACTTCCTCCTCGGGAAGCCCACCGGGCCCTTGGGGATGTGGAGCGCACCCTTGCCCTGGCCTATGAGATGTATTATATGCTCACTGCAGGGATTCCCCGTCCCTTGGTGGACCTCGGGAGGTGA